Genomic DNA from Coffea arabica cultivar ET-39 chromosome 7e, Coffea Arabica ET-39 HiFi, whole genome shotgun sequence:
GGACTATTTCGGGAACATAAGGTTCTCCAAGCACAAGAATTGTTTAAGAGGATAATTTTCGAAAAGCTTTGCGAGCCCAATGAAGTTATGTTTCTGATTGTGATAGATGGGCTCTGTAAGGTGGGCAACACTCAAAAGGCTGTTGAATTCCTAAGAGTcatggaaaaaagaagaagatgtaAGCTCAATGTTAATGTGTACAATACTATCATTGACAGCTTTTGCAAAGATAAAATGGTCGGTGAAGCTTTTGCCCTTTTGCAGGAGATGATTGAAAAGGGCATTCCCCCAGATGTTGTCACttataattgtttgattggtggTCAATGCAATTTAAATAGATGGAAAGACGTTACAAAGCTCTTTTCTGAGATGAAGGATTACAAAATTACTCCAGATGTTGTTACTTTCAATATAGTGGTGGATGCACTGTGTAAGGAAGGACATATCGAAATTGCTGAAGAGGTAGTCGGCATCATGATTAGGCAAGGTCACAATCCCAATCTGGTCACATACAGTTCCTTAATGGATGGATACTGTTTAAAGCGCCGAATAGATGAAGCAAGGAGGGTCTTTGAAGCCATGGTTATTAGCGGCCTTACTCCTGACCTCCATAGCTATGGTATTCTGATAAATGGCTATTGCAAGCACAAGAAAGTGGAAGCAGCCATGAATATCTTTCGTGAGATTCAGCATAAAGGTTTAACACCTAATATTGTTGTTTATAACATTGTCTTGCAGGGGTTATATAGCGTAGGAAGCTATCTTAGTGCAAGAGAAGTTTTCGATGAGATGCAAACTGCTGGCATAAAGCCTAATTTTTACACTTTCTGTTTGATGTTGGATGGATTATGCAAGACTGGACATGTCGACGAAGCATTGCAGTTATTCCATTCAATGGAAGCTGATGGAATCGATCATCATATAGGCATGTACAGTATCATCCTTGATGGTTTGTGCAAAAGTGGGAGGCTAGATAGTGCTCTTGATCTTTTTGACAATCTCAATGATAAAGGATTGGATCCTAATGTCCCAACATACACCACAATGATTGCTGGCCTGCTTTCACACGGCCTGCTCACCGAAGCTAAAGAGCTttttggaaaaatggaagaaaatggttGCCTGGCAGATAGCGTTACATTCAATGTTATTCTGCAACAACTCCTTAAAGGAGGCCATTATGATGATGCAATAGTCTACCATGAAGAAATGGTTCGTAGAGGTTTCTTGCTAGATGCATCTACTTTTTCCATTTTACTTGATTCATCTactgaaaaccagaaaaatccttCTCTACTTATGTTGATGCTGAAGATTGGTCCTGATAGCAAGAAGTTTATGGATGGGGGGTAAAGAGGACCTTCACATTGGTTGCAACTTTTGGTCCTACTGGTTTTTGGCCCCTAAACTTTAACTAACATTATATAGGTTTGCTTTTGATTCTGTTTTAACTTATCATCTTTATGGAATATAAGAAGTGTTGCAGCTGAGCCTTGAGTAGCTCTCTTGGTCATATTTTGTGAAATGCCTCAAAGCTCTTCAGTCCAGGTGGAAAAAGCTGTGGTCTTTAAGGGAAGTTCAATTTATAACTGTACTGGTGTAGCAGTTCACAGAAGCCTGCTGGTGTTAATTGGATATGTACAGCTTCTTCAGAGAGACTTCTTGCTTATCCTTTCTTAGAGAACTTCAGCGTAGCATATCACTTAAAAGGTAACTTGTACGGCTCCTTTTCTTTGTGTTTCATGGGTTTTAGTACTTTTTGCTTGCATGTAACTTTAGTTTGGATAACTAATAGCTGAATTCATTGGAATTAAGAATGAAACTTCATctgaaaatataatttttttatctgGATTTATAGAAAGGTTTAGTTACAAGCTGCATTTTTAATAATTTGGAGGAAGTTTTTTCTTGTAAGCAGAATAAATTTGTTACCTTTTTTCAATTCCTAAATGTAGCCAAAGGTGCAGCCAGTTTAAACGTGTAAAAAATTTTTGCACCAGTATCTTGGTTTGGGTTAAAATTTTGAGGTCCCATGGATGGTCATGGCTGTTGACTTCTGTCACTGCATTTGATTGGAGGCCAACTTTTCAAGTATAATCCAGAAAATGTATTCTGATCACTTTCCGTTTAACTATAAACTAAACTACACAAGGATCCTTAGTAGCGAACCTTTAAATCCTTTAATTTGTAGGCATTGGTAATCGTTCAACAGTTTTATCAGTATAAGaactcattgagcttttattatttaaaattaatgTCAATGCTGTACTAAATTGTATATATACTGGATAGGAATGTggcaaatatatctttttcttaaAATAAGTTGCACTAATCTGTCCAAGAAACTCTCCATTCTTTTCATATTGTTCTCCTGATAAATACATTTACTTGTTCATCTAAAATAAACTTCCTGATAATGAATTCATTACTTTTAGTATTGGATTGTTGCTAAATTGCAATAATAACTAAAGAATTGGCGTTTGTTGCACAAGTATACCAATTCGTTGAACTTCTGTTAGGTTCCCATCTGCAATCgtcaaaataataaagaaaaagaaaaaagttttagTGGCTCATCAAAATGTTAACAATACACTCTGTTCTAGTCTAGCAAGTTTCATATctgtcatttctttttcttattcttGTTCTTTCCTGGAGAGGCGGAGGGAGGTGAAAGTTTGTATGGGGTGTGAAGATTTCTTGTCAGATAAGACTGCATTGAAACAATCAATTAGGTATTAAAAAGCATAGAAAAACTTTTGATGGATTTTATGTGAAAGAATTCAGCTGAAGTGATTAAGACTAATTTCCTAAATCAATTTTGGGAACAATTTCTGTGGCTTTACTGACTATGTCCTCATTAAGTATGTCATGCTTAAAATTGATGGAGTATCTCTTTTAGCTGTGGAAAAAGTGTACTGTTTAGTGGCCTATAAAAAACATCGAGAAGCGATCTTTTGTTGATCTGCTGTATAGCTGATCTGTGCAGATTTTTTATTTGTGTGGTTTTGTTAGTGCATGCACTAATGAGTGATGGGGTCATCCGTTGCAAATACAATGACAGTTGCAtgttttttggttaaaaacaaTAAGTCTTCTTGCTCatgttaaaattttattttggcaTCCTAAGATGAAGATTTCAACGAGACCTTGTACAGATGTCTCCAGATTGAACTTAAGATATGCTTTATCAAGGTAGAATAAGTTCCACGTTCCGTTTTAAGTTTAGCTCAGAAAGTATTATTCTTCCATACTGTGcacatttaaaataaaaaataattgggCAAAAAACCGCAGTGGTTCTCTAATTTTTAACTTTGCACAGTTTTAGTCCTCCAACTAATAATTGGGCAAATGTAGTCttccaattaaaaaaattgtatattTCTAGTCCATCCGTCCAATGTG
This window encodes:
- the LOC113700476 gene encoding uncharacterized protein, giving the protein MKRRAASLGTAAAANCTTLASFLSAFPSPKPQLAFCSAIATSSDKIRNHQHQIGTSSGNVLQFLSGLKGRIDSIDNLDDALSLYQQMVRMRPLPYVFYFNRLVDRIVKMKKHYSSAVSVFRDMYVRGIPLSDYTLNVVINCYSLMGRVDLGFSVLGVFFKRGILPDIVTFSTLLKGLFREHKVLQAQELFKRIIFEKLCEPNEVMFLIVIDGLCKVGNTQKAVEFLRVMEKRRRCKLNVNVYNTIIDSFCKDKMVGEAFALLQEMIEKGIPPDVVTYNCLIGGQCNLNRWKDVTKLFSEMKDYKITPDVVTFNIVVDALCKEGHIEIAEEVVGIMIRQGHNPNLVTYSSLMDGYCLKRRIDEARRVFEAMVISGLTPDLHSYGILINGYCKHKKVEAAMNIFREIQHKGLTPNIVVYNIVLQGLYSVGSYLSAREVFDEMQTAGIKPNFYTFCLMLDGLCKTGHVDEALQLFHSMEADGIDHHIGMYSIILDGLCKSGRLDSALDLFDNLNDKGLDPNVPTYTTMIAGLLSHGLLTEAKELFGKMEENGCLADSVTFNVILQQLLKGGHYDDAIVYHEEMVRRGFLLDASTFSILLDSSTENQKNPSLLMLMLKIGPDSKKFMDGG